Proteins from a genomic interval of Candidatus Thermokryptus mobilis:
- a CDS encoding glycosyltransferase, whose amino-acid sequence MKRFSFILSLKVEKLTPISFNMSERRKTTKRNTPLISIVIPLYNEVESLPELYQQIINVVRENKYNYEIIFVDDGSDDGSLDVIKKIRKGDKNVKFISFRRNYGKSAALAVGFEHAKGDVIITMDADLQDDPREIPNLLKKLNEGFDLVSGW is encoded by the coding sequence TTGAAAAGATTTTCCTTCATCTTATCTTTAAAAGTAGAAAAATTAACGCCTATAAGCTTTAATATGTCTGAACGAAGGAAAACGACAAAAAGAAACACCCCGCTTATCTCAATTGTCATACCTTTGTATAACGAAGTTGAATCGCTTCCAGAACTATATCAGCAAATAATTAATGTAGTTAGGGAGAACAAATACAATTATGAAATCATTTTTGTTGACGATGGCTCTGATGATGGCTCCCTTGATGTTATCAAAAAAATTAGAAAGGGTGATAAAAATGTCAAATTTATAAGTTTCAGGAGAAATTATGGTAAATCAGCTGCTCTTGCAGTTGGATTTGAACACGCTAAAGGCGATGTCATAATAACTATGGATGCGGACCTTCAAGACGATCCACGTGAAATTCCTAATCTTTTAAAAAAACTTAATGAGGGTTTTGATCTCGTCTCAGGATGG
- the sdhC gene encoding succinate dehydrogenase, cytochrome b556 subunit: MKPIKTKEGYFKLVASYKKESGGWAWIIHRISGIALTAYLYLHIYALSTLTKGKEAFDAEMALFQKPLFKFLEWILFAFVLAHTLNGIRIVLVDFGKGAFYHKKAFAYLMVIGIIAFLVMGYFIFSHEIHQAFASKIIPLG; the protein is encoded by the coding sequence ATGAAACCGATAAAAACAAAAGAAGGTTACTTCAAGCTTGTCGCCTCCTACAAAAAAGAATCAGGGGGATGGGCGTGGATAATTCACAGAATTTCTGGAATCGCCCTTACTGCTTATCTTTACCTCCACATCTACGCTCTATCAACTTTAACCAAAGGCAAAGAAGCCTTTGACGCCGAAATGGCTTTGTTTCAAAAACCATTATTCAAGTTTCTTGAGTGGATACTTTTTGCATTTGTTCTTGCACACACGCTCAACGGAATAAGAATTGTCCTCGTTGACTTTGGAAAAGGCGCATTTTATCATAAGAAAGCTTTCGCCTATTTGATGGTTATAGGAATAATCGCTTTTCTTGTGATGGGTTATTTCATCTTCAGCCACGAAATACATCAAGCATTTGCCAGCAAAATTATTCCACTTGGTTAA
- the sdhD gene encoding succinate dehydrogenase, hydrophobic membrane anchor protein, translating into MSFKYYGSRKSGSIGWLLQRITGIFLIFAMVGHYILMHYSPETGHSYDQSVMRFSNAYWKMFYLTFITLGLWHGLNGIWSILRDYKMKPWVAITLYGIIVVSGIAFWVLGVSTALSF; encoded by the coding sequence ATGTCATTTAAATACTACGGTTCAAGAAAAAGCGGTTCAATTGGGTGGTTGCTCCAAAGGATAACAGGTATATTTCTGATATTTGCAATGGTTGGACATTATATCCTTATGCATTATTCGCCAGAGACGGGACATTCATATGATCAGTCGGTTATGAGATTTTCAAACGCATATTGGAAGATGTTTTACCTGACATTTATAACCTTGGGCTTATGGCATGGTTTAAACGGGATATGGTCCATTTTAAGGGACTATAAAATGAAGCCCTGGGTTGCTATTACTCTTTATGGAATAATAGTTGTTTCTGGAATTGCTTTTTGGGTTTTAGGTGTAAGCACAGCATTAAGTTTTTAA